A stretch of Magnetococcales bacterium DNA encodes these proteins:
- the alaC gene encoding alanine transaminase: MEEEFYRIKRLPPYVFAVVNELKSAARNRGEDIIDFGMGNPDQPTPQHIVDKLVEAAGQGRNHRYSLSRGILGLRKALCGYYKRRFDVDLDPDNEAIVTIGSKEGISHLALAITTPGDTVLVPNPTYPIHMYAFVLAGADIRHVPLCPGYDFFEEMTKAVQGTWPKPKILVINFPSNPTAMVVDLSFYEKVVAFAKEHDLIVLSDIAYAEICFDDYRAPSILQVPGAKDVAVEFYTLSKTYNMPGWRVGFAAGNPRLIKALSRIKSYLDYGMFQPIQIAAAIALNGPQECVEQIRQIYENRRDVLLEGLSRAGWEIDRPKASMFVWARIPEEHRKLGSLEFTKLLLKEAKVAVSPGIGFGAHGDDYVRIALIENENRTRQAIRSVKKFLHAGADISH; encoded by the coding sequence AACGGCTCCCCCCTTATGTCTTTGCGGTGGTTAACGAGCTGAAATCCGCCGCCCGCAACCGGGGGGAGGATATCATCGACTTCGGCATGGGCAATCCGGATCAGCCGACTCCGCAGCATATCGTGGATAAGCTGGTGGAAGCGGCGGGGCAGGGGCGCAACCATCGCTACTCCCTGTCGCGGGGTATCCTTGGCCTGCGTAAGGCCCTCTGCGGCTATTACAAACGCCGCTTCGACGTGGATCTCGATCCGGACAACGAGGCCATCGTGACCATCGGCTCCAAGGAGGGGATTTCCCACCTGGCTCTGGCCATTACCACTCCCGGTGACACGGTGCTGGTGCCCAACCCCACCTATCCGATCCACATGTACGCCTTTGTCCTGGCCGGGGCCGATATTCGCCATGTTCCCCTGTGTCCCGGTTACGACTTTTTCGAAGAGATGACCAAAGCGGTACAGGGTACCTGGCCGAAGCCCAAGATCCTGGTGATCAACTTTCCCAGCAATCCGACGGCGATGGTGGTGGACTTGTCGTTTTATGAAAAGGTGGTGGCTTTCGCCAAGGAGCATGATCTCATCGTGCTGTCCGATATCGCTTATGCCGAAATCTGTTTCGACGACTACCGTGCCCCCAGCATTCTGCAGGTTCCCGGGGCCAAGGATGTGGCGGTCGAGTTCTACACCCTTTCCAAGACCTACAACATGCCCGGATGGCGGGTGGGCTTCGCGGCGGGCAATCCCCGGCTGATCAAGGCCTTGTCCCGCATCAAGTCCTACCTGGATTACGGCATGTTCCAGCCCATCCAGATTGCGGCGGCCATCGCCCTCAACGGTCCCCAGGAGTGTGTGGAGCAGATCCGCCAGATATACGAGAACCGGCGCGATGTGCTGTTGGAGGGACTTTCCCGGGCCGGATGGGAGATTGACCGGCCCAAGGCCTCCATGTTCGTCTGGGCGCGCATTCCCGAGGAGCATCGCAAGCTGGGATCGCTGGAATTCACCAAGCTGCTGCTCAAGGAGGCCAAGGTGGCGGTCAGTCCGGGCATCGGTTTCGGGGCCCACGGCGATGACTATGTTCGCATTGCTCTCATCGAGAATGAAAATCGTACCCGGCAGGCCATTCGCAG